CGACCCAAGCGGTAAAAAACTACGAGAATGGTTAGGTGTTTCAGACGAAGTATTTTACAATCCCGGAAATTTTGCCGTATTACCGATGGGATTCTGTTATCCTGGCAAAGGTAAAACAGGTGATCTACCCCCAAGGAAAGAATGCGCCCCGTTGTGGCACCCAAAAGTGTGGGAAGAGTTCAAGAATGTAAAACTCATTCTACTTATTGGCAAGTATGCGCAAGACCAATATTTGGGCCAAGAAGCTAAAAAGAACTTGACGGAGAATGTGTTGTACTACGAAGAGTTTTTGCCAAAGTATTTCCTTTTACCGCATCCATCACCAGTAAATCGTTTTTGGCGAAGTAAAAATCCTTGGTTCGAAGAAAAGGTGGTTGGGGAATTGCAGAAATTGGTTGCTGAAATTTTAGGCTAATTTTATAAACATGAATGAGTTATTCTTCTACTAAGAATAATTCTTCTACACTAAGGCTGAACAATTTTGCCATTTTAATTGCTAAAATTACTGAAGGGTTAAATTTATTTTTTTCAATTGCATGAATAGTTTGCCTTGAAACCCCTAGTTTTTCTGCTAAATCTGCTTGAGTAAGATCCAATCGAGCTCGTTCTACTTTTACCAGGTTTTTCATTAGTGTAATTGTCTTTTTTTGAAATAAAATATAATCAGAAATATAATAATGAAGATATATAGGGGATAGGATAGATTAAACATCATTTCAGCATTGATTAAATGTAAAATGAAGGTAATCGCTAAACATATTATAGTGGCTAATTGATATGATTCTAACCTTAATTTGGTAATGTAATCATCCTCTATCTTTTCTTTAGCTAGCATGTAAACCAGCATCCCTAGAATCGTCAAAATATTCGCATATTTCATTATGGTAGGGTTCAATAATTCATAAAGAAATGGTGAATTTTCATTGCTTTCAAAAGGTTGGGTAAATCCCATAAAAAAAGAAATAATTGAAGGTATTCCGCAGAAAATAAAGAAAGTAAATAGTCCAACTATTTTAAACTTATTAGGTAGTATTTGTAAACTCATAGTCTATTATTATAGACTAAAAGTACATAATAATTTACATAATGACAAAAATAATAGCTATATTAATTAATAGTAAAGAGTT
The sequence above is a segment of the Maribacter dokdonensis DSW-8 genome. Coding sequences within it:
- a CDS encoding uracil-DNA glycosylase family protein — translated: MQELLVEIRNCTVCEAHLPLEPRPIVAGNKNSKIILVSQAPGRKAHVENKAWDDPSGKKLREWLGVSDEVFYNPGNFAVLPMGFCYPGKGKTGDLPPRKECAPLWHPKVWEEFKNVKLILLIGKYAQDQYLGQEAKKNLTENVLYYEEFLPKYFLLPHPSPVNRFWRSKNPWFEEKVVGELQKLVAEILG
- a CDS encoding helix-turn-helix transcriptional regulator, producing the protein MKNLVKVERARLDLTQADLAEKLGVSRQTIHAIEKNKFNPSVILAIKMAKLFSLSVEELFLVEE